A stretch of DNA from Vibrio crassostreae:
GAGCTCATCGAAGACCTCGTACCTGCTGGTGTAATTAATATTGTTAATGGCTATGGCTCAGAAGCGGGTCAAGCGCTGGCAACACATACAAAAATCGAAAAAATCGCCTTTACTGGTTCGACAGAAGTTGGACAACATATCCTTAAGTGCGCTGCTGATAACTTAATCCCATCAACAGTCGAGCTAGGTGGGAAGTCTCCAAACATCTTTATGGCTGATATATTTGATCACGAAGATAGTTATCTTGATAAGTGTATCGAAGGCGTATTACTGGCTTTCTTCAATCAAGGTGAAGTCTGCACATGTCCTTCGCGAGTTCTGATTCAAGAATCTATTTACGATCGCTTTATTTCACGTTTACAAACTCGTATGAAAACGATCAAACAAGGAAACCCGCTTGATACCGATACACAAGTCGGCTCACAGGTTTCAAGAGAACAGTTTGACAAAATCCGTCAATACATAGTCCTTGGTCATGAAGAAGGCGCTGAATTACTTATTGGCGGTAAGAGTTATGAAGACAATGGCTACTTTGTCGAGCCAACTCTTTTCAAAGGAACTAATGAGATGCGTATTTTCCAAGAAGAGATCTTTGGTCCAGTAGTTGCTGTTACTACATTTAAAGACTCTGAAGAAGCCTTGACTATCGCAAACAATACTGAGTATGGATTAGGTGCTGGGTTATGGACACGTGACAACAATCTGATTTCACATATGACGAAAAATATCCAAGCTGGACGAATTTGGGTTAATTGCTACCACGCGTATCCAGCTCACGCTGCATTTGGTGGCTACAAAAAATCCGGCATTGGTCGAGAAACACACAAAATGATGCTAGATCATTACCAAAATACTAAAAATATCATTGTGAGCCATAGTATTGAGACATTAGGCTTCTTCTAATTATTCAACGGCTTCTCTGCCCGATGGTTTATCGGGCAGATTTATATCATAATACTAATTTTCAAACTAAGTGAGATGAAATTAGCTATTAATTCATATTTAATTTCAAATATTTATGAAATATATAAAAGAAGAAGAATATTGAAAATATAAATCTAACATAAAAATAATTGGCTGATAAGTTGATAATTTTGGTATTTCCAAAATGAAAGCTTTCAGTAAATAAGGAAAGATGACAGAAAAAATCAGAATTTACAAAAAATTTACTAGCACTCAATGCTGCAATAGCTCGCTTAATCTTAATAACAGCGTGGCACGCTCTCGTATCATAAGCACCATCGCCAGACTCTACGCGCGCCATCCGTCCCTTGTTTTTTGACTTTCCATTCACCTTCGCCATAAACCTTAGGCCAGTTTCATCAATGACTAGGTACTGTAGTGCTACTCTCGGCGAACAGCAGCCAAGACAGTCGATTTTATAGTGGAAGAGATGCCATTTCCTATCCAGCGTATTCAAACGGA
This window harbors:
- a CDS encoding aldehyde dehydrogenase family protein, with the translated sequence MLYAQPGTENSIVDFKPQYQNFIGGVWVAPKNGKYFTNTSPINHSVICEIPASTQEDIDLAVNFAHSAKSNWASTSVTERSNILLKIADRIEQNLEMLAIAETWDNGKPIRETLAADLPLVVDHFRYFAGCIRAQEGSTAELDSQTMTYHFPEPVGVVGQIIPWNFPLLMAAWKLAPALAAGCCVILKPAEQTPASILILMELIEDLVPAGVINIVNGYGSEAGQALATHTKIEKIAFTGSTEVGQHILKCAADNLIPSTVELGGKSPNIFMADIFDHEDSYLDKCIEGVLLAFFNQGEVCTCPSRVLIQESIYDRFISRLQTRMKTIKQGNPLDTDTQVGSQVSREQFDKIRQYIVLGHEEGAELLIGGKSYEDNGYFVEPTLFKGTNEMRIFQEEIFGPVVAVTTFKDSEEALTIANNTEYGLGAGLWTRDNNLISHMTKNIQAGRIWVNCYHAYPAHAAFGGYKKSGIGRETHKMMLDHYQNTKNIIVSHSIETLGFF